From a region of the Gemmatimonas aurantiaca genome:
- a CDS encoding type II toxin-antitoxin system ParD family antitoxin, whose protein sequence is MSLNVSLTPELEEYVASKVDGGTYKSASEVVRDGLRLLQAADESKAEWAAGARARIEHGWQEAQNGQLVDGPAAMERIKSRMEATLKGRSKKRA, encoded by the coding sequence GTGAGTTTGAATGTTTCACTCACTCCAGAGCTCGAAGAGTACGTGGCCTCGAAGGTCGATGGTGGTACCTACAAGTCCGCCAGTGAAGTGGTCCGCGACGGATTGCGGTTGCTCCAGGCTGCCGACGAATCGAAAGCCGAGTGGGCCGCGGGCGCGCGCGCAAGAATCGAACATGGCTGGCAAGAGGCCCAGAACGGTCAACTGGTCGATGGGCCGGCAGCGATGGAGCGCATCAAGTCGCGCATGGAAGCCACTTTGAAAGGCCGCTCGAAGAAGCGCGCGTGA
- a CDS encoding type II toxin-antitoxin system RelE/ParE family toxin translates to MTASRYLLTSAAEADIDGIIQHLAERSEDAPLIVYAAFIEAFELLGEHPRIGHTRKDLTERPLRFWSIHSYFIVYNDATAPLQIVAVVHGARDVRSLMKER, encoded by the coding sequence GTGACGGCTTCTCGGTATCTCCTCACATCAGCGGCAGAAGCTGATATCGACGGAATCATCCAGCATCTCGCGGAACGCAGTGAAGATGCGCCGCTGATCGTGTATGCGGCTTTCATCGAGGCTTTTGAACTTCTGGGCGAGCACCCACGCATCGGCCATACTCGAAAGGATCTGACGGAACGTCCCCTCCGATTTTGGAGCATTCACTCCTATTTCATCGTCTACAACGACGCGACGGCACCGTTGCAAATTGTCGCCGTCGTTCACGGGGCACGCGACGTCAGATCGCTGATGAAAGAGCGATGA